The Tissierellales bacterium nucleotide sequence GTTCAAGTAATATAGGCTTTGCTTTAACTATACCTTTTCTAAAGGCTAAAGTAGCAGCCATTTTAAAGGCCATTTCATTGGAATCTACTGGATGATAAGAACCGTCATATAATGTAGCTTTAACATTAACTACTGGATAACCAGCAAGAGGTCCACGTTCTAAAGCTTCTTCTAACCCTTTTTCTACTGCTGAAAAATATTGTCTTGGTACTGCTCCACCAAATATTTCTTCTTCAAAAATAAACTCTTCTTCAGCAGGTTCAAATTTTATAAATACATCACCATATTGACCTGCGCCACCACTTTGTTTCTTATGTTTACCTTGTACATCTGATTTCCCCTTTATAGCTTCCCTATATGCTACTTTCGGTGTAGTTAATTCTACCTCTACCCCAAAAGAATTTTTCAATTTATCTTTAATTACGTTTATCTGCATATTTCCCTGTCCGCCGATTAATAACTGTTTAGTTTCACTATTTCTTTCTACTGTAAAAGTTGGATCCTCTTCTCTTAGTCTTGATAGAGAAGTTCCTATTTTTTCTTCATCTCCCTTTGACTTTGGTTCCATAGCAAAAAATAATGTTGGTTCTGCGAACTCTATTCCTTCATAAGTAATCATATTATCTTTATCACATAAAGTATCCCCAGTTTCTGTTACTTGTAACTTAGAAGTTGCTCCAATATCTCCAGCTACTATTTCCGATACATTTATTTGTTCCTTTCCTCTTAATACAAATAAACCACTAAGCTTTTCTGAATCTTCTCTATTTGAATTGTAAATATTATCATCTTTTTTTATCTTACCCGATTTTACTTTAAACAAGGTTAATTTACCAACAAAGGGGTCTACGATTGTTTTAAATACTGATGCTGAAAAAGGTTCTTCTGGATTTACTTTTTCATCTACTTCGCTTGGCGCTGGAATATATTTTTTCACTGTATCCAGTAATTCTTCCATACCTATATCCTTATCTCCTGAACCTACCAATAAGGGAACTAAATCTCCATTCTTTAGCGAATTTTTTAAACCTCTTTGTAACTCCTCATCAGTAAACGCTTCTCCTTCAAAATATTTTTCCATTAATTCTTCTTCTGTTTCTGCCACTTTTTCCATTAACATTTCTTTAATTGATTCTACTTCATCTTTTAATTCTTCTGGAATGTTTGACTCTTCACCAAATACATTTACTATTCCTTTAAAATCCTCTACTTGCCCTATTGGTAGAGTGAAAGGTACTATATTGTCTCCAAAAAACTCTTTCAATTGGTTAAATGATTTTTCATAGTTAACGTTTTCTTTCTCCATTTTATTCAAAAATATTATTTTGGGTATATTAAAATCTTCTGTATATTTCCATGCCTTTTCTGTACCTACCTCTACACCTGACGC carries:
- the fusA gene encoding elongation factor G, which codes for MKVYGTDEIRNVALIGHAGSGKTTLTEALLHAAGVTKRKGSVEDGNTMSDFNEEEISRQVSIGTSIIPIESNNIKYNFLDTPGYFDFAGEMLGALTASEGAILIVDAASGVEVGTEKAWKYTEDFNIPKIIFLNKMEKENVNYEKSFNQLKEFFGDNIVPFTLPIGQVEDFKGIVNVFGEESNIPEELKDEVESIKEMLMEKVAETEEELMEKYFEGEAFTDEELQRGLKNSLKNGDLVPLLVGSGDKDIGMEELLDTVKKYIPAPSEVDEKVNPEEPFSASVFKTIVDPFVGKLTLFKVKSGKIKKDDNIYNSNREDSEKLSGLFVLRGKEQINVSEIVAGDIGATSKLQVTETGDTLCDKDNMITYEGIEFAEPTLFFAMEPKSKGDEEKIGTSLSRLREEDPTFTVERNSETKQLLIGGQGNMQINVIKDKLKNSFGVEVELTTPKVAYREAIKGKSDVQGKHKKQSGGAGQYGDVFIKFEPAEEEFIFEEEIFGGAVPRQYFSAVEKGLEEALERGPLAGYPVVNVKATLYDGSYHPVDSNEMAFKMAATLAFRKGIVKAKPILLEPIMKVEVLVPEEYMGDVMGDMNKRRGRILGMEPQEDGKQLVISEAPQSELFEYAIDLRSMTQARGSFTMEFIKYEEVPAEVREKIIEEAEAEKE